A genome region from Erigeron canadensis isolate Cc75 chromosome 3, C_canadensis_v1, whole genome shotgun sequence includes the following:
- the LOC122592768 gene encoding putative 12-oxophytodienoate reductase 11, which produces MAATNNTRIIPLLSPYKMGNFNLSHRVVLAPMTRDRSYGNIPQPHATLYYSQRTTQGGFLVTEAVGVSDTAQGYIDTPGIWTKDQVEAWKPIVKAVHDKGGIIFCQLWHVGRVSNYGFQPNGEAPISSTDKELSPGLAGGDWSPPRRLRTDEIPAIVNDFRLAARNAIDAGFDGIEIHGANGYIIEQFLKDQANDRTDKYGGSLENRCRFALEIVDAVSNEIGSDKVGIRLSPFGNFMECGDSNPEALGLYMANALNKYNILYLHVIEPRMDIAGEKCETPHSSLPMRKAFNGTFISAGGYKKDDGNNAIAEGNADLVAYGRLFLANPDLPRRFELDTSLNKYNRDTFYTQDPVVGYTDYPFLET; this is translated from the exons ATGGCAGCAACCAACAACACTCGCATAATTCCTCTTCTATCTCCATACAAGATGGGCAACTTCAATCTCTCCCACAG GGTTGTTCTCGCACCAATGACAAGAGATAGATCGTATGGTAACATCCCACAACCACACGCTACTTTGTATTATTCTCAAAGAACAACTCAAGGTGGTTTTCTTGTCACTGAAGCAGTTGGGGTCTCAGACACCGCACAAGG GTATATCGACACCCCTGGAATCTGGACCAAGGACCAAGTGGAAGCATGGAAGCCAATCGTGAAAGCGGTTCACGACAAGGGTGGCATTATATTCTGCCAACTCTGGCACGTAGGCCGTGTCTCAAACTATG GATTCCAACCCAATGGTGAAGCTCCAATATCTTCAACAGACAAAGAGTTATCCCCGGGCCTAGCCGGTGGAGATTGGTCACCACCTCGTAGACTAAGAACGGACGAAATTCCAGCTATAGTCAATGACTTTAGGCTAGCAGCCCGCAATGCCATTGATGCAG GATTTGATGGAATAGAAATTCATGGAGCAAATGGATACATAATTGAGCAGTTTTTAAAAGACCAAGCCAACGATAGAACAGATAAATACGGTGGATCGCTAGAAAACAGGTGTCGGTTTGCCTTGGAAATAGTAGACGCAGTTTCAAACGAGATAGGAAGTGACAAAGTCGGTATAAGGTTATCCCCGTTTGGGAATTTTATGGAATGTGGTGACTCTAACCCGGAAGCCTTGGGTCTTTACATGGCCAATGCACTTAACAAGTATAATATCCTTTATCTCCATGTAATTGAACCTAGAATGGATATAGCAGGGGAAAAGTGTGAAACTCCTCATAGCTCTCTGCCAATGAGAAAAGCTTTCAATGGTACGTTTATTAGCGCGGGTGGTTATAAGAAAGATGATGGAAACAACGCTATAGCGGAAGGCAATGCAGATTTGGTTGCATATGGACGTCTTTTCTTGGCAAACCCAGATTTGCCTAGGCGGTTCGAGCTTGATACAAGTCTTAACAAGTATAATAGAGATACTTTTTATACTCAGGATCCGGTTGTGGGCTACACTGATTATCCATTTCTTGAGACATGA